A genomic region of Miscanthus floridulus cultivar M001 chromosome 3, ASM1932011v1, whole genome shotgun sequence contains the following coding sequences:
- the LOC136542780 gene encoding uncharacterized protein encodes MATDGGPATGALDEALKPFQERASEAEIRIAKLEALLYNKDGGLSGGSEATSSAVKDLRSKLDAVTAECLTEKEKNKKLIVENEKLLYRMTHLIFALKEAESR; translated from the exons ATGGCGACGGACGGCGGCCCCGCGACGGGGGCGCTGGACGAGGCCCTCAAGCCCTTCCAGGAAAGAGCCTCCGAGGCTGAG ATACGCATAGCAAAGCTGGAAGCCTTGCTGTACAACAAAG ATGGTGGTCTGAGCGGTGGATCTGAGGCAACTTCCTCTGCCGTGAAGGATCTTCGGTCAAAGCTGGATGCGGTTACTGCAGAATGCTTGACTGAAAAAGAGAAG AACAAGAAGCTAATCGTGGAGAACGAGAAGCTCCTGTACCGAATGACCCATCTTATCTTTGCACTAAAAGAGGCAGAATCAAGATAG